In Trichoplusia ni isolate ovarian cell line Hi5 chromosome 7, tn1, whole genome shotgun sequence, a single genomic region encodes these proteins:
- the LOC113495759 gene encoding ribosomal protein S6 kinase delta-1-like isoform X2 — protein sequence MSAKDKWVRRFSVDETAKHKNGFTIYKITSVLFPIQSPDASTVVSVWKRYSDVQRLHKSMRSLHAGLHLRGTFPALPRYSFFKRFQTEVITERAKTIKSLLEFIAEHQLLFTSTDFVNFLQTGYPEPEPQAGGVINAIRSSLHLPIEETPPLEYQTDDDDASSPTHTARVATESSQTPLTSRDETDFISQIPIYEAANVEIRTSPKKVSSADSFESINSIDSIDSDLYDELNKLTVEKRPTVKTKSVLPDLINFDAPSTSKFDDYHTMRKKADSDTISLNSNVCSSSCDESRRSSSRVSLYSKSVLSLPNAECKTKTEDSYVFEAGYMLNLAARCEDMGDYQRAFECYKSGIEKMLIGVQTDTDPQRRALIKEKTNKYLSYAEDIYKNHLCDTERSLLPEPDDNSRSLHCPIPLSMLKRPYEDLSLYRVLDILGNSMMLVLHKTEQAYYAMKVIQKVPNNLTEFDEFFVQRANETRQPILPTVIPYMVPLQAYIETSNLIFLILSYAPGKKLFDYIKNYTKSLPTTPAREVNLENVFTEPKNKNSKVNDNEVESVANNNEDVSVNELVLNSQKLLINVDRVLSETKVEVKEDTKDCKVDNACGSPSINRPLRGRDVLPPSALCRWAAEILTALECLHNCGVICRDLSPRDVLLGGGGRVLLSYRVGWAGAGLRLWAARASRRPAALAPELWHDALSDAPARDHVCDYWSLGALLYELLCGVCQLSLYRDGQVLDCSY from the exons ATGTCGGCCAAAGACAAGTGGGTTCGCCGGTTTTCGGTAGACGAAACAGCAAAACACAAGAATGGATTTACTATTTACAAGATTACTTCAGTG TTGTTCCCAATCCAGTCCCCTGATGCATCAACAGTTGTATCCGTTTGGAAGCGGTATAGCGATGTGCAGAGATTACACAAAAGTATGCGGTCCCTACATGCTGGGCTACACCTCCGAGGCACCTTCCCGGCTTTGCCAAGATATAGcttttttaaaaggtttcaaACTGAG gTTATAACAGAAAGAGCTAAGACAATCAAGTCACTGTTGGAGTTTATAGCTGAACATCAACTTCTATTCACCAGTACAGATTTTGTCAACTTTTTGCAG ACTGGCTACCCTGAACCGGAGCCGCAGGCGGGCGGCGTGATCAACGCCATCCGGTCCTCACTGCACCTGCCTATTGAAGAAACTCCGCCGCTGGAGTACCAGACGGATGACGACGATGCCAGTAGTCCCACACATACTG ctcGAGTAGCAACGGAATCATCACAAACACCTCTAACTAGTCGAGACGAGACTGACTTCATATCACAAATACCAATATACGAAGCAGCTAACGTTGAAATACGAACCTCCCCGAAAAAGGTTTCTTCCGCCGACAGTTTCGAATCAATCAATTCCATAGACAGCATAGACAGTGACCTCTATGACGAATTAAACAAACTGACAGTTGAAAAAAGGCCAACTGTCAAAACGAAATCAGTGTTGCCAGACTTAATAAATTTCGACGCGCCTTCAACTTCGAAATTCGACGATTACCACACTATGCGCAAAAAGGCTGATTCAGATACGATCTCTTTGAATTCAAACGTTTGTTCTTCTTCTTGTGACGAATCGAGGCGGAGCAGTTCGCGAGTGTCTTTGTACAGTAAAAGTGTTTTGTCTCTACCTAACGCGGAGTGTAAAACAAAGACGGAAGATAGTTATGTGTTTGAGGCCGGTTATATGTTGAATTTGGCGGCGAGGTGTGAAGATATGGGGGACTATCAAAGAGCCTTCGAATGTTATAAGTCTGGTATTGAGAAGATGCTTATTGGAGTGCAGA ccgACACAGACCCGCAAAGAAGAGCGCTAATCAAAGAGAAAaccaacaaatatttgtcttacGCCGAGGATATTTACAAAAACCATCTCTGCGATACGGAACGGAGT TTGCTTCCTGAACCGGATGACAACTCGCGATCTCTCCACTGCCCGATCCCTCTGTCAATGCTGAAGCGGCCCTATGAAGACCTGTCACTATACAGAGTACTGGATATCCTAGGGAACAGCATGATGCTGGTACTGCATAAGACGGAACAGGCTTATTATGCTATGAAG GTCATCCAAAAAGTACCGAACAACTTGACAGAGTTCGACGAATTCTTCGTTCAGCGAGCAAACGAAACCAGACAACCAATACTACCAACAGTTATACCGTACATGGTGCCTCTACAAGCCTATATCGAAACCAGTAACCTCATATTCTTAATACTCTCATACGCACCAGGAAAGAAACTATTCGACTACATCAAAAACTACACGAAATCACTACCAACCACCCCAGCAAGGGAAGTCAACCTAGAAAACGTATTCACTGAACCAAAAAACAAGAATTCAAAAGTCAATGATAATGAAGTTGAAAGTGTAGCGAATAATAATGAAGATGTGTCCGTCAACGAGTTGGTGTTGAATTCTCAGAAACTGCTGATCAATGTTGATAGAGTTTTGAGCGAAACGAAGGTTGAAGTTAAGGAGGATACAAAGGATTGTAAAGTTGATAATGCGTGTGGTTCGCCAAGTATTAATAGg CCGCTGCGCGGTCGCGACGTGTTGCCGCCGTCGGCCCTGTGTCGCTGGGCCGCGGAGATACTCACCGCCTTGGAGTGTCTGCACAACTGCGGGGTTATATGCAG AGACCTGTCCCCGCGCGACGTGCTgctgggcggcggcgggcgcgtgcTGCTGTCGTACCGCGTGGGCTGGGCGGGCGCGGGGCTGCGCCTGTGGGCCGCGCGCGCGTCGCGCCGCCCCGCCGCGCTGGCGCCCGAGCTGTGGCACGACGCGCTCAGCGACGCGCCCGCGCGCGACCACGTCTGCGACTACTGGAGCCTGGGCGCGCTTCTCTATGAGCTGCTGTGTGGGGTC TGCCAGCTCAGTTTATACCGGGACGGACAGGTGCTGGACTGCTCATATTAA
- the LOC113495759 gene encoding ribosomal protein S6 kinase delta-1-like isoform X3 produces MSAKDKWVRRFSVDETAKHKNGFTIYKITSVVNIALFPIQSPDASTVVSVWKRYSDVQRLHKSMRSLHAGLHLRGTFPALPRYSFFKRFQTEVITERAKTIKSLLEFIAEHQLLFTSTDFVNFLQTGYPEPEPQAGGVINAIRSSLHLPIEETPPLEYQTDDDDASSPTHTARVATESSQTPLTSRDETDFISQIPIYEAANVEIRTSPKKVSSADSFESINSIDSIDSDLYDELNKLTVEKRPTVKTKSVLPDLINFDAPSTSKFDDYHTMRKKADSDTISLNSNVCSSSCDESRRSSSRVSLYSKSVLSLPNAECKTKTEDSYVFEAGYMLNLAARCEDMGDYQRAFECYKSGIEKMLIGVQTDTDPQRRALIKEKTNKYLSYAEDIYKNHLCDTERSLLPEPDDNSRSLHCPIPLSMLKRPYEDLSLYRVLDILGNSMMLVLHKTEQAYYAMKVIQKVPNNLTEFDEFFVQRANETRQPILPTVIPYMVPLQAYIETSNLIFLILSYAPGKKLFDYIKNYTKSLPTTPAREVNLENVFTEPKNKNSKVNDNEVESVANNNEDVSVNELVLNSQKLLINVDRVLSETKVEVKEDTKDCKVDNACGSPSINRSVVITLSAAARSRRVAAVGPVSLGRGDTHRLGVSAQLRGYMQRPVPARRAAGRRRARAAVVPRGLGGRGAAPVGRARVAPPRRAGARAVARRAQRRARARPRLRLLEPGRASL; encoded by the exons ATGTCGGCCAAAGACAAGTGGGTTCGCCGGTTTTCGGTAGACGAAACAGCAAAACACAAGAATGGATTTACTATTTACAAGATTACTTCAGTGGTAAATATTGCG TTGTTCCCAATCCAGTCCCCTGATGCATCAACAGTTGTATCCGTTTGGAAGCGGTATAGCGATGTGCAGAGATTACACAAAAGTATGCGGTCCCTACATGCTGGGCTACACCTCCGAGGCACCTTCCCGGCTTTGCCAAGATATAGcttttttaaaaggtttcaaACTGAG gTTATAACAGAAAGAGCTAAGACAATCAAGTCACTGTTGGAGTTTATAGCTGAACATCAACTTCTATTCACCAGTACAGATTTTGTCAACTTTTTGCAG ACTGGCTACCCTGAACCGGAGCCGCAGGCGGGCGGCGTGATCAACGCCATCCGGTCCTCACTGCACCTGCCTATTGAAGAAACTCCGCCGCTGGAGTACCAGACGGATGACGACGATGCCAGTAGTCCCACACATACTG ctcGAGTAGCAACGGAATCATCACAAACACCTCTAACTAGTCGAGACGAGACTGACTTCATATCACAAATACCAATATACGAAGCAGCTAACGTTGAAATACGAACCTCCCCGAAAAAGGTTTCTTCCGCCGACAGTTTCGAATCAATCAATTCCATAGACAGCATAGACAGTGACCTCTATGACGAATTAAACAAACTGACAGTTGAAAAAAGGCCAACTGTCAAAACGAAATCAGTGTTGCCAGACTTAATAAATTTCGACGCGCCTTCAACTTCGAAATTCGACGATTACCACACTATGCGCAAAAAGGCTGATTCAGATACGATCTCTTTGAATTCAAACGTTTGTTCTTCTTCTTGTGACGAATCGAGGCGGAGCAGTTCGCGAGTGTCTTTGTACAGTAAAAGTGTTTTGTCTCTACCTAACGCGGAGTGTAAAACAAAGACGGAAGATAGTTATGTGTTTGAGGCCGGTTATATGTTGAATTTGGCGGCGAGGTGTGAAGATATGGGGGACTATCAAAGAGCCTTCGAATGTTATAAGTCTGGTATTGAGAAGATGCTTATTGGAGTGCAGA ccgACACAGACCCGCAAAGAAGAGCGCTAATCAAAGAGAAAaccaacaaatatttgtcttacGCCGAGGATATTTACAAAAACCATCTCTGCGATACGGAACGGAGT TTGCTTCCTGAACCGGATGACAACTCGCGATCTCTCCACTGCCCGATCCCTCTGTCAATGCTGAAGCGGCCCTATGAAGACCTGTCACTATACAGAGTACTGGATATCCTAGGGAACAGCATGATGCTGGTACTGCATAAGACGGAACAGGCTTATTATGCTATGAAG GTCATCCAAAAAGTACCGAACAACTTGACAGAGTTCGACGAATTCTTCGTTCAGCGAGCAAACGAAACCAGACAACCAATACTACCAACAGTTATACCGTACATGGTGCCTCTACAAGCCTATATCGAAACCAGTAACCTCATATTCTTAATACTCTCATACGCACCAGGAAAGAAACTATTCGACTACATCAAAAACTACACGAAATCACTACCAACCACCCCAGCAAGGGAAGTCAACCTAGAAAACGTATTCACTGAACCAAAAAACAAGAATTCAAAAGTCAATGATAATGAAGTTGAAAGTGTAGCGAATAATAATGAAGATGTGTCCGTCAACGAGTTGGTGTTGAATTCTCAGAAACTGCTGATCAATGTTGATAGAGTTTTGAGCGAAACGAAGGTTGAAGTTAAGGAGGATACAAAGGATTGTAAAGTTGATAATGCGTGTGGTTCGCCAAGTATTAATAGg AGTGTTGTAATTACTTTGTCAGCCGCTGCGCGGTCGCGACGTGTTGCCGCCGTCGGCCCTGTGTCGCTGGGCCGCGGAGATACTCACCGCCTTGGAGTGTCTGCACAACTGCGGGGTTATATGCAG AGACCTGTCCCCGCGCGACGTGCTgctgggcggcggcgggcgcgtgcTGCTGTCGTACCGCGTGGGCTGGGCGGGCGCGGGGCTGCGCCTGTGGGCCGCGCGCGCGTCGCGCCGCCCCGCCGCGCTGGCGCCCGAGCTGTGGCACGACGCGCTCAGCGACGCGCCCGCGCGCGACCACGTCTGCGACTACTGGAGCCTGGGCGCGCTTCTCTATGA
- the LOC113496246 gene encoding tektin-4-like, producing the protein MNTISNTFQEVDICPNTCEDLGAFVKSKVNPLDVVEKQRTARDEKLANLTPVAAPKTSEEPPPPDKEEVEGPVRVTEHPKLKPGIDGKVDWTPLGEITGTRPGVSKYSISRYSLGEWREHNNKILNSDIVTESNIIDYNAKTSMMQAFGNIDKQQMENNCRLKQKARDIYRWKTEVERSCKEITDEVEALEIERQRLKGASRVLMLPESISKECLELRSNRAVTDLVADLADIELQKEMKLVSEVRVTLKTTLDKIEEQLKIDKAAKHRIEFDWCDKTMAYNTDATNLSLTPKSSIIMFRPGATRFGELTAPLEYWEHFCRENIEHCEVVRQKSADLRGTLNAILINNGRKLRTQADRTDMALAETVALTSELVTKLEQNLTSTLYKIADIENLIQNLQDAVKKTDASMKLAQTRLDNRNNWRPHGESVRDQPHLGLIEEVKMIHETVTSLLGQLRNAERVRTDLMEKRKELERDIAAKRKTLNIDRDRCGMVRSHYPSASELAGF; encoded by the coding sequence ATGAACACTATCTCTAATACATTCCAAGAAGTAGATATATGTCCGAATACTTGTGAGGACCTCGGGGCATTTGTGAAATCCAAAGTGAATCCTTTGGACGTGGTAGAAAAACAAAGAACAGCTCGAGATGAGAAGCTTGCTAACTTAACTCCAGTAGCTGCTCCAAAGACGAGTGAAGAACCACCGCCTCCTGATAAAGAAGAGGTTGAAGGACCAGTGCGTGTAACAGAACATCCCAAATTGAAACCAGGAATAGATGGAAAGGTCGATTGGACACCACTCGGTGAGATAACTGGCACAAGACCAGGAGTCAGTAAATACTCTATAAGCAGATACTCGTTGGGGGAATGGAGAGAGCACAACAACAAAATCTTAAATTCTGACATAGTAACCGAATCTAACATTATAGATTATAATGCGAAGACCTCGATGATGCAGGCTTTTGGTAATATCGACAAACAACAGATGGAAAACAACTGCAGGCTCAAACAAAAAGCGAGGGACATTTACAGATGGAAGACAGAAGTTGAGAGATCTTGTAAGGAAATTACCGATGAAGTGGAAGCGCTTGAAATTGAGAGACAGCGCCTAAAAGGAGCTTCTAGAGTGTTGATGTTGCCCGAGTCGATTTCTAAAGAGTGCCTGGAGCTCCGCTCGAATCGAGCGGTAACAGATTTAGTAGCTGATCTTGCCGACATAGAACTTCAAAAAGAAATGAAGCTCGTTTCCGAAGTAAGggtaactttaaaaacaacCCTAGATAAAATAGAAGAGCAATTAAAGATCGATAAGGCAGCCAAACATAGAATTGAATTTGACTGGTGTGACAAAACTATGGCCTACAATACTGATGCTACAAATTTGAGCCTAACCCCTAAGTCTTCGATTATAATGTTTAGACCGGGTGCAACAAGGTTTGGAGAATTGACAGCGCCTTTAGAATACTGGGAGCACTTCTGTAGAGAAAATATTGAACATTGCGAAGTGGTGCGACAAAAATCAGCTGATTTGCGGGGAACTCTAAATGCTATACTCATAAACAATGGAAGAAAATTACGCACTCAGGCTGACAGAACTGATATGGCTTTAGCTGAAACTGTAGCTCTCACTTCTGAACTGGTCACTAAACTGGAACAAAATTTAACAAGCACTCTTTATAAAATTGCCGATATAGAAAATTTGATTCAGAATCTGCAAGATGCTGTAAAGAAGACAGATGCGTCTATGAAGTTAGCTCAAACTAGACTTGATAATAGGAACAATTGGAGACCGCATGGCGAGAGCGTAAGAGACCAACCGCATTTAGGTTTGATTGAGGAAGTTAAGATGATTCATGAAACTGTTACTTCGCTACTTGGACAGTTGAGGAACGCAGAGAGAGTGAGAACAGATCTAATGGAGAAAAGAAAGGAGCTTGAGCGTGATATTGCAGCGAAGAGGAAGACTTTGAATATAGATAGAGATAGATGTGGCATGGTTCGCTCTCACTACCCGTCTGCCTCAGAGCTAGCAGGATTTTAA
- the LOC113496247 gene encoding tektin-4-like, translated as MALPPIFGEKDLCPKECEDVGAFKQTEKSPDIALQEIKEAKEAQAFPTKPEETDIKEEYQQTEAPPHNEDTFNYLPNLKPGPDGNVDWTPLSGLTGTRPGVNKYSLSRYSLSEWRKHNQDVLDPKVIVESNIVDYNAKTAMMQAFGNIDKQQMENNKRLKQKARDLFRWKIEVENACKSITEEVELLEIDRQRLKGASRVLMLPESISKECLDLRSNRFEPDLVADLAEQELIKEMKFVNEVRATLKVTLDKIEEQMAINKAAKHRIEYDWCDKTMAYNTEAINLGLSTKSTTIMFRPGSTRFGDYTAPLEYWEYFCRENVQNCEAARQKSADLRGSLNAILVNNGRKLRIQADRTDMALAETVAITSELCTKLEETLRTTLQRTADLEALIEDLKESVRKMDAAMKLAQTRLDNRNNWRPHGENVQDQPHLGLIDEVKKIHETVTSLLGQLRNAERLREDLVNKRKELETAIAAKRKTLSIDRDRCGMVRSHYPSASELAGF; from the coding sequence ATGGCGTTGCCACCAATATTTGGTGAAAAAGACCTATGCCCAAAAGAATGCGAGGATGTTGGCGCTTTTAAGCAAACGGAGAAATCTCCAGACATAGCTTTACAGGAAATAAAAGAAGCCAAAGAGGCGCAAGCATTTCCAACTAAACCAGAAGAAACTGATATTAAAGAAGAGTATCAACAAACAGAAGCGCCTCCCCATAACGAGGATACTTTTAATTACCTTCCTAACCTGAAACCTGGCCCCGATGGGAATGTTGACTGGACACCTCTCTCAGGATTGACTGGCACCAGACCCGGTGTCAACAAGTACTCTCTGAGCCGATATTCTCTCAGTGAATGGAGAAAACATAATCAAGATGTATTAGATCCTAAAGTAATTGTTGAGTCCAACATTGTCGATTACAATGCTAAAACAGCCATGATGCAAGCATTTGGAAATATTGATAAACAGcaaatggaaaataataaaagactaAAACAAAAAGCCAGAGATTTATTCCGCTGGAAGATAGAGGTTGAGAATGCTTGTAAATCAATTACAGAAGAAGTCGAACTGCTTGAAATTGATAGGCAGCGACTGAAAGGCGCTTCCAGAGTACTTATGTTGCCAGAATCGATTTCCAAAGAATGTCTAGACCTGCGTTCAAACAGATTTGAACCGGATTTAGTAGCAGATCTTGCCGAACAGGAACTTATCAAGGAAATGAAGTTTGTAAACGAAGTAAGAGCCACTTTAAAGGTGACTCTAGATAAGATAGAAGAACAAATGGCAATAAACAAGGCAGCGAAACATAGAATAGAATACGATTGGTGTGACAAAACTATGGCTTACAACACCGAAGCTATTAATTTAGGCCTAAGTACGAAATCCACAACAATAATGTTTAGACCAGGTTCTACCAGATTTGGAGATTACACGGCACCACTAGAATATTGGGAATACTTTTGTAGAGAAAACGTTCAAAATTGCGAAGCCGCTCGTCAGAAATCCGCTGATTTACGAGGCAGTTTGAACGCCATTTTAGTGAACAATGGTAGGAAGTTGCGAATCCAAGCGGATAGAACTGACATGGCATTAGCGGAAACGGTAGCCATTACTTCAGAGCTATGTACAAAACTAGAAGAAACGTTGAGAACTACTCTACAAAGAACTGCTGACTTGGAAGCTTTGATAGAAGATCTGAAAGAGTCTGTTAGAAAGATGGACGCGGCCATGAAGTTAGCCCAAACCAGGCTTGATAATAGGAATAATTGGAGACCTCACGGGGAAAATGTTCAAGACCAGCCGCATTTGGGGTTGATAGATGAAGTGAAGAAGATTCATGAGACCGTGACATCTCTGCTGGGGCAGCTAAGGAACGCTGAGAGATTGCGAGAGGATCTGGTGAACAAGAGAAAGGAGTTGGAAACGGCTATAGCTGCGAAGAGGAAGACTCTGAGCATTGACAGAGACCGATGCGGTATGGTCCGCTCGCATTACCCCTCGGCATCAGAACTAGCTGGCTTTTAA
- the LOC113495759 gene encoding ribosomal protein S6 kinase delta-1-like isoform X1 encodes MSAKDKWVRRFSVDETAKHKNGFTIYKITSVVNIALFPIQSPDASTVVSVWKRYSDVQRLHKSMRSLHAGLHLRGTFPALPRYSFFKRFQTEVITERAKTIKSLLEFIAEHQLLFTSTDFVNFLQTGYPEPEPQAGGVINAIRSSLHLPIEETPPLEYQTDDDDASSPTHTARVATESSQTPLTSRDETDFISQIPIYEAANVEIRTSPKKVSSADSFESINSIDSIDSDLYDELNKLTVEKRPTVKTKSVLPDLINFDAPSTSKFDDYHTMRKKADSDTISLNSNVCSSSCDESRRSSSRVSLYSKSVLSLPNAECKTKTEDSYVFEAGYMLNLAARCEDMGDYQRAFECYKSGIEKMLIGVQTDTDPQRRALIKEKTNKYLSYAEDIYKNHLCDTERSLLPEPDDNSRSLHCPIPLSMLKRPYEDLSLYRVLDILGNSMMLVLHKTEQAYYAMKVIQKVPNNLTEFDEFFVQRANETRQPILPTVIPYMVPLQAYIETSNLIFLILSYAPGKKLFDYIKNYTKSLPTTPAREVNLENVFTEPKNKNSKVNDNEVESVANNNEDVSVNELVLNSQKLLINVDRVLSETKVEVKEDTKDCKVDNACGSPSINRPLRGRDVLPPSALCRWAAEILTALECLHNCGVICRDLSPRDVLLGGGGRVLLSYRVGWAGAGLRLWAARASRRPAALAPELWHDALSDAPARDHVCDYWSLGALLYELLCGVCQLSLYRDGQVLDCSY; translated from the exons ATGTCGGCCAAAGACAAGTGGGTTCGCCGGTTTTCGGTAGACGAAACAGCAAAACACAAGAATGGATTTACTATTTACAAGATTACTTCAGTGGTAAATATTGCG TTGTTCCCAATCCAGTCCCCTGATGCATCAACAGTTGTATCCGTTTGGAAGCGGTATAGCGATGTGCAGAGATTACACAAAAGTATGCGGTCCCTACATGCTGGGCTACACCTCCGAGGCACCTTCCCGGCTTTGCCAAGATATAGcttttttaaaaggtttcaaACTGAG gTTATAACAGAAAGAGCTAAGACAATCAAGTCACTGTTGGAGTTTATAGCTGAACATCAACTTCTATTCACCAGTACAGATTTTGTCAACTTTTTGCAG ACTGGCTACCCTGAACCGGAGCCGCAGGCGGGCGGCGTGATCAACGCCATCCGGTCCTCACTGCACCTGCCTATTGAAGAAACTCCGCCGCTGGAGTACCAGACGGATGACGACGATGCCAGTAGTCCCACACATACTG ctcGAGTAGCAACGGAATCATCACAAACACCTCTAACTAGTCGAGACGAGACTGACTTCATATCACAAATACCAATATACGAAGCAGCTAACGTTGAAATACGAACCTCCCCGAAAAAGGTTTCTTCCGCCGACAGTTTCGAATCAATCAATTCCATAGACAGCATAGACAGTGACCTCTATGACGAATTAAACAAACTGACAGTTGAAAAAAGGCCAACTGTCAAAACGAAATCAGTGTTGCCAGACTTAATAAATTTCGACGCGCCTTCAACTTCGAAATTCGACGATTACCACACTATGCGCAAAAAGGCTGATTCAGATACGATCTCTTTGAATTCAAACGTTTGTTCTTCTTCTTGTGACGAATCGAGGCGGAGCAGTTCGCGAGTGTCTTTGTACAGTAAAAGTGTTTTGTCTCTACCTAACGCGGAGTGTAAAACAAAGACGGAAGATAGTTATGTGTTTGAGGCCGGTTATATGTTGAATTTGGCGGCGAGGTGTGAAGATATGGGGGACTATCAAAGAGCCTTCGAATGTTATAAGTCTGGTATTGAGAAGATGCTTATTGGAGTGCAGA ccgACACAGACCCGCAAAGAAGAGCGCTAATCAAAGAGAAAaccaacaaatatttgtcttacGCCGAGGATATTTACAAAAACCATCTCTGCGATACGGAACGGAGT TTGCTTCCTGAACCGGATGACAACTCGCGATCTCTCCACTGCCCGATCCCTCTGTCAATGCTGAAGCGGCCCTATGAAGACCTGTCACTATACAGAGTACTGGATATCCTAGGGAACAGCATGATGCTGGTACTGCATAAGACGGAACAGGCTTATTATGCTATGAAG GTCATCCAAAAAGTACCGAACAACTTGACAGAGTTCGACGAATTCTTCGTTCAGCGAGCAAACGAAACCAGACAACCAATACTACCAACAGTTATACCGTACATGGTGCCTCTACAAGCCTATATCGAAACCAGTAACCTCATATTCTTAATACTCTCATACGCACCAGGAAAGAAACTATTCGACTACATCAAAAACTACACGAAATCACTACCAACCACCCCAGCAAGGGAAGTCAACCTAGAAAACGTATTCACTGAACCAAAAAACAAGAATTCAAAAGTCAATGATAATGAAGTTGAAAGTGTAGCGAATAATAATGAAGATGTGTCCGTCAACGAGTTGGTGTTGAATTCTCAGAAACTGCTGATCAATGTTGATAGAGTTTTGAGCGAAACGAAGGTTGAAGTTAAGGAGGATACAAAGGATTGTAAAGTTGATAATGCGTGTGGTTCGCCAAGTATTAATAGg CCGCTGCGCGGTCGCGACGTGTTGCCGCCGTCGGCCCTGTGTCGCTGGGCCGCGGAGATACTCACCGCCTTGGAGTGTCTGCACAACTGCGGGGTTATATGCAG AGACCTGTCCCCGCGCGACGTGCTgctgggcggcggcgggcgcgtgcTGCTGTCGTACCGCGTGGGCTGGGCGGGCGCGGGGCTGCGCCTGTGGGCCGCGCGCGCGTCGCGCCGCCCCGCCGCGCTGGCGCCCGAGCTGTGGCACGACGCGCTCAGCGACGCGCCCGCGCGCGACCACGTCTGCGACTACTGGAGCCTGGGCGCGCTTCTCTATGAGCTGCTGTGTGGGGTC TGCCAGCTCAGTTTATACCGGGACGGACAGGTGCTGGACTGCTCATATTAA